The following are from one region of the Dreissena polymorpha isolate Duluth1 chromosome 2, UMN_Dpol_1.0, whole genome shotgun sequence genome:
- the LOC127867579 gene encoding uncharacterized protein LOC127867579 yields the protein MNEGLTTAYTNKGDKYLFLRKVMALPYLPAEHIASAFYQLHQQATEVGGPVLKVMDYVEKTWIHGSVWKPENWSAFREVIRTNNDVEGWHRRINTRAGKADLSFYVLVPLLRSEAETVDLQIRLVSENLLTRIHRKQNVNTHGRLFEAWDQYEDDEMTTTQLLRTCSHIAGLGPDTTTDAIHDEDC from the coding sequence ATGAACGAGGGGTTGACGACCGCATACACCAACAAAGGCGACAAGTATCTGTTCTTACGGAAGGTAATGGCACTCCCATACCTACCAGCTGAACACATAGCATCAGCCTTCTACCAACTGCACCAACAGGCAACTGAAGTCGGGGGTCCGGTGTTAAAAGTAATGGACTACGTGGAGAAAACGTGGATCCACGGATCAGTGTGGAAACCAGAAAATTGGAGTGCGTTCCGTGAAGTTATAAGAACTAACAATGACGTGGAGGGGTGGCATCGTCGCATAAACACTAGGGCTGGTAAAGCTGATCTAAGCTTCTACGTACTTGTGCCACTCCTTCGCAGCGAAGCAGAAACTGTTGATCTGCAAATCCGTCTGGTATCTGAAAATCTGCTAACAAGAATACACAGAAAGCAAAATGTGAACACCCACGGCAGACTGTTCGAAGCATGGGACCAATACGAAGACGACGAGATGACCACGACACAGCTACTGAGAACATGCAGCCACATCGCAGGACTTGGACCCGACACAACAACTGATGCCATCCACGACGAAGATTGTTAA
- the LOC127869805 gene encoding uncharacterized protein LOC127869805 — MEWSCGDCNVDSEVRQLSSTTVYDEIPPDTSITNSPIRELSQTYTVRSDGDSDEVEPEEDGMEEVSNTIDDRSFDISNRNIERPHVSLDQSLPDRPLDDVIPNAVPTTYEVVESGSKRGGRLLVSSDGYTYNARKTHSGRTYWTCSVRNKQVTCFASVKQFGDMYTASLNGHTHPADLGAYKKSKIRTKAKQIGRSDVYRPAAEIVETVMKEMVTEDDVCLPRMDNLTRAVNLHRQKMRPQEPCDLNFDLDREYIGQNFILDDIRYEDQRHIVFATTEQLSVLKQSRKWFVDGTFKLVKRPFYQLVTIHAFVRKGEDTKQVPLVYILMSRRTKQDYIQVLSSIHRHLDNPLVEWFMVDFEAAAWQAIRDVFPGCVIKGCVFHWVQRIYRKVMNEGLTTAYTNKGDKYLFLRKVMALPYLPAEHIASAFYQLHQQATEVGGPVLKVMDYVEKTWIHGSVWKPENWSAFREVIRTNNDVEGWHRRINTRAGKADLSFYVLVPLLRSEAETVDLQIRLVSENLLTRIHRKQNVNTHGRLFEAWDQYEDDEMTTTQLLRTCSHIAGLGPDTTTDAIHDEDC; from the coding sequence ATGGAGTGGTCTTGTGGGGATTGTAATGTGGACAGTGAGGTTCGTCAATTGTCGTCAACAACGGTGTATGACGAAATACCCCCTGATACAAGTATCACTAATTCTCCTATCCGGGAACTGTCCCAAACATACACTGTCCGATCTGATGGTGACTCAGACGAAGTAGAACCAGAAGAGGATGGGATGGAAGAAGTCTCAAATACCATAGATGACCGGTCGTTCGATATATCGAACCGAAATATTGAGCGACCACATGTGTCGCTTGATCAATCACTACCCGATCGACCACTTGATGATGTCATTCCCAACGCGGTACCAACAACGTACGAAGTAGTGGAAAGTGGCAGTAAGCGTGGTGGTCGACTACTCGTGAGCAGTGACGGCTACACATACAACGCAAGGAAGACACACAGTGGAAGAACGTACTGGACATGTAGTGTGAGAAATAAGCAAGTAACATGCTTCGCTAGTGTAAAACAATTTGGCGACATGTATACAGCCAGTCTAAATGGACATACACATCCCGCAGATCTAGGGGCATATAAAAAATCTAAGATCAGAACAAAGGCGAAGCAGATCGGTCGCAGTGATGTGTACCGTCCTGCGGCAGAAATTGTAGAGACGGTCATGAAAGAAATGGTGACAGAAGACGATGTGTGCCTGCCTCGAATGGACAATCTTACAAGAGCCGTCAACTTACACCGCCAGAAGATGCGCCCACAAGAACCATGTGActtgaattttgaccttgacaggGAATACATAGGTCAGAACTTTATACTCGATGACATCCGTTATGAAGACCAACGACATATAGTGTTCGCAACAACGGAACAACTCAGTGtattaaaacaatcaagaaagtGGTTTGTAGATGGGACGTTCAAACTGGTAAAACGTCCCTTCTACCAACTAGTGACTATTCATGCCTTCGTAAGAAAAGGCGAAGATACCAAACAGGTACCACTGGTATATATTCTTATGTCACGAAGAACCAAGCAAGACTACATTCAAGTCCTATCCAGCATTCACCGCCACCTGGACAACCCTCTTGTTGAGTGGTTCATGGTCGATTTCGAAGCTGCAGCCTGGCAGGCGATCAGAGACGTGTTCCCCGGTTGTGTAATAAAAGGCTGTGTCTTTCACTGGGTACAGCGAATCTATAGGAAAGTAATGAACGAGGGGTTGACGACCGCATACACCAACAAAGGCGACAAGTATCTGTTCTTACGGAAGGTAATGGCACTCCCATACCTACCAGCTGAACACATAGCATCAGCCTTCTACCAACTGCACCAACAGGCAACTGAAGTCGGGGGTCCGGTGTTAAAAGTAATGGACTACGTGGAGAAAACGTGGATCCACGGATCAGTGTGGAAACCAGAAAATTGGAGTGCGTTCCGTGAAGTTATAAGAACTAACAATGACGTGGAGGGGTGGCATCGTCGCATAAACACTAGGGCTGGTAAAGCTGATCTAAGCTTCTACGTACTTGTGCCACTCCTTCGCAGCGAAGCAGAAACTGTTGATCTGCAAATCCGTCTGGTATCTGAAAATCTGCTAACAAGAATACACAGAAAGCAAAATGTGAACACCCACGGCAGACTGTTCGAAGCATGGGACCAATACGAAGACGACGAGATGACCACGACACAGCTACTGAGAACATGCAGCCACATCGCAGGACTTGGACCCGACACAACAACTGATGCCATCCACGACGAAGATTGTTAA